AAGCCTGCAAACATCTAAGGTTATGTTGTTTTACATTTAAGACTATGGTGAACAGAAATACCCAGGATATTTCCACCTCCCATACTGGAATTCTGAAACAGGACAGAATGACAGTGAAGTCCACAAATCTGATGTCATTGACTGTTTGTCAGGATCAGTCCCTGCGGTGTCTGTCGGTTCCCTGtatggccagcaggtgtcgctggaaTTTCCATTCCTTTCTGTGTCTGCTACCTTTCACAGTTCCTAGTGTGTTCCCCTGCTCCCCGGCCACTGCATGGCTGAATGGGATGAGCGTGCGGCTTAGAACTGTTAGAACCAGGCTTCCCCATGTTTACTCCATGCTAATTACGTTCTTGTATAGTTCCTTGATTTCTGTATCTTTTGTTTCTGCCCGTGTCTAGTTGTGTTTTCTTTCACATATATTCTTAGTCTTTAGTGCTTGTTAATTACTCTCCTATTCCTCATAGTTCCCAGGTCCTTGTGTGTTATTAGTAATGATCCACACCTGCCCCTCGTTATGCCCTCATTGCCTGTGTATATATGTACCTGCCCCTGTTCCTCAGTCAGTCATTTTATGTGCTGGTACGTGTTGTATTTTCTTCCTGCATTTTCCTGTCCTGTTCTCCATGAATCCTGTTTGGTGTGAGTTTTTCCTTGCGTTTAGTTATTGCCTGTTTAGTTCTTGGTTTATCTCTAGCCTTTGTTTTCACCCCTCATGGTCCCTTTTGTTCCTGTCATTCCTTGCTTGTTGTCACCCAGCCACACTGTGGATCATCCCTTCCATCATGCTGTATCGTAACACTGTTTCCTACTGCAGATGATTGAAAATGAGCACAGCAGAGCTGGCagagaaaacaacaaaatgtaAGATTCTTCCAGTGTATCTGATACCACATATTATCTATATATGCAGGGGTGCAGCTAaaaaattctgggccccctgacagcACCTTCAACAATGATCACCTTTGGGGGGGAAAGGGGTCCCACGTGAGATTTTACTGAGTAGGCtagtgtgggggagggagggcaCTGCAGCATTTGGGGCCCCTATAAAGTGCTGGACCCCAGGAATCTATCCAGATACATGTCCTACCTTTCACTGGAATTTGTAGAGTTCTGTCCTGATGAATTGGATGTCAAAGGAAAAGGAGAAGAAACGGTATTTCTCAGTGTCGTATGATGGGTTGGGACATGAAATACTGAGGATCATGTGAAAGACCACTGGATTAGTTCAATATAAATGAAGACTGAGAATGTGGCACCAGCACTAAATGTaaatacacaaacagacacacagtgcAGGGATGCAGGTTAAACAGCCAGCGTCTGATTCACTACAGTCTGCTTTTGTACCACCAGACCTCAGCTGCTTTTTACATTGATATATATACAAAGGAAGTTCCTATCAATACAAAGGAGGCGTTGCAGACACTGACTGTATTCACTCAGACGTAAATGAAAGACGCCAATGAAAGTCTTTACTGGGAAAACTTTTCTGATAGACATTCAATATGTTACTGTCAGGTCCTCATTGTACATTAACAACATCTTACCTTCCCGGACTATCAGGGCCAGAGAGGCATTGAAACTGCCACCCACACAACATGAGTAAGAGCCAGAATCTTCCTCCTGCAGGTTCCTCATGGTCACATGAAATACACTTTGGTGACGGTCATCAGTAATTGACACATTCCCTCCATTCTGTCCCAGGTCACACTGTGCTAATCTGGAGCCGCATACATCTCCTCTACACCAGGACTTCACTTTAGATTGATGATATTCATGATAgtaacatgggatggtgacagatcctcctctctctgcagaGACCCAGCTCACAGTCCTCACATCCTTAACCTCTATGGGGACAATATATGAATGGGGGAGGGTTAGGGAGACATATTAATAGAGTCTGAGCAGTTACATGTGGTTATAATAGCACTGATTATGAAGTCAGACAGGTACAATCAGTCAGGGGTGCAGGAACTGGGGGGACAAGGGACTTCATTCATCCCCCAATAAAAATACACCCTTGTGCAAATGAATTTAAACAAGTTGTCACGTCTATATTTAGACGGACTGACCACAGTTATGACAAACATCACAGTGacattaattcatacttatCACCTTGGGTCTGGATTCAGGACCTGATGGTTTGATAAAAACTGTATgtgaataacccaggatggggcgccaatccATCGCAGGACAGATACACCATTCATGCCTGTGGGGAatctggcaactccaattaatcttagcatgtttttggactgtggggggaaaccagagaacccagaggaaacccgacaatgacacggggaggcAGCTGAACCCCAGAACATTCACCTGAAACATACATGGATGGCTGAAGCACAGTTACACCACTCAGCTACAACCGCACCCAaccaggcctgccagtctgtgggcacagcgcctcctctgtccatccactcagcgtACTCTTTGCCGTTTTCGCTGTTCAAACCAGTAGGATCCAGACCACTGCATCCATGTCTGTGTCACAGcttgtttcaattaatttgcacaGGGATGTACTTTAGTATTTAAATGATGTGGTTGTGCTCCCCCCatacacccccccgccccccgccaccCAATGTCATACTCTCTCCTACACTGTTATAAACAAGTGAGAAGGAATCATCACTATAGTGTCACCATTCCTGATTTTTATACAGATGCTGGAATATGTGTCCTGTAGTGCAGCAAGGAACACTAAAGAAAGTTGGAATAGATGCTTTAAAACAACTTAATCCCAGTTTCATACAGTAAGTGCTTTGGAACCACTCATTATGAAGCGTGTGAAATGACTGAGATATAAATAAAGAGAAAAGGTTGAATGAGCTTACCCACACGGACTGTAAAGGTCAGTCTATCAGAGGAATCCTCAGATCTCCCCTGACCACCACCCACAGCACACCAGTAATGACCAGAATCTGACTGCTGCAGGTTCATCATGGTCACAATGAAGACTAAGTTCTGGGGATCATCAGTGATGGACACCCTGTTCATGGCCAGTTGGGAGTCACTGCGTGTCTCTGGGCTGCAGGATCCCAGACTGTCCACTTTACACCAGGATTTCACAGCGTTTTTATGCTTCTGACCATAGAAACATGgtatggtgacagatcctcctatTTCTCCTGTTAACTTCTTGAATGTCACCACTTTAGACTTTCCTGTACGACCATTAGCTGGAAGAAAATCAATGATTTAGTCATAAAGCCAATTTCACTGGAAATGCATTCAGTCCCCTTCCAGCTGCATATCTTGGTCACAGTGCACAGCAGGTACACATATACACAGCACACAAGGAGGTCGGAATCAACACTCACAGCCTGCATGGAGGGTATGTACTGCTGAATACAACCAACTCTATGTTAAATAATTAACACATGACATTCTTCTTGTTAACCCTCTCAAGGCAGGCGTTGCTGATTTGCAACAGTTAAAAACTAACTACCTTATTACCCCAGATACATATTTTAATGcgtttttttttactcaaaagTACCACTGCAGGTCTTGGTTGTCCTTTAGCAACAAAAACTCAATTTGAGCCTGAAAGGGTTAATCTGActtcagaaaaaagaaaaaaaaaaacatttaccttCCCAGACCATCAGGGGCAGAAATGCTTTGTCATATGTCCTCTCATCATGCTTCACTTCACACCAGTAATACCCAGAATCCCCCTTCTGCAGGTCTCTCATGGTCACATTAAACACCATTTGGTCACGGTTTTCAGAGATTGACACTTTCCCTCCAACCTGGTTCCTGTCTGATTGTGCTGTTCTGGAGCAGGAATCCCATTTATCTCCTTTACACCAGAATTTCACTGCAGATTTATAAGCATCATGATAgtaacatgggatggtgacagatcctcctctctctgcagtTATCCAGCTCACGGTCCTCACACTCCTAACCTCTATGGGGACAATTCATGCAAAATAgaacattaaaaacataaaataacagcCTGACAGGTCACATACGGTGATTATGGCAGCAgaagtgagtgagtgaatgaatgaaggGAAGGAGACATAttcacacagacatatacaggCATTGCAGAGCCCAGCCTGACAGGGCAGGGACAGCAAAGTCATGATGCATTATTAAACTGCACATAAATTACCATTTTTATTCCAAGGCACAAAGGGCCGTCAGAGCTTATATTAACAGGAAACGGGTGTTTAGACATGGAAAAGAGATGTTTACACTATTTATGACCAGTTTCCTGACACATAAATTATTCATTCTGTAACTGTCAATTTAAGCAGTTTGGACACAGTAGGAAAAATAGCTCTTTCATTAACTTTTGGACAGTCCTGCTTTCACTAAAACTGAATGTAGAGGAGAAATTACAGTACAGGCAAAAGAAGATGATTTCAGACCTGagagtttaatggagaataaTCAGATGTGATTTTGAGAATCAGTATTTGAACATTCTTTGTTATATGCAAAGCAGAGATGCTGGGAAAGAGTGAAAGACATATAGAGGAAATAATGAACCACCTCAGCCATCAACATTTTCATGAAAGTGCTACCAATGAGAGAGCTGTTCATAAGAAAAGGATCAAACAACTTACCTGTAGAAACCAACAGCTCCAGTTTCCCAGAGGAATCCTCAGATCTTCTGCATCCATCACCCACACAACACCAATAAGAGCCAGAATCCATGTGCTGCAGGTCCCTCATGGTCACAATGAAGACTAAGTTCTGGGGATCATCAGTGATGAACACTCTGTTCATGGCCAGTTGGGAGTCACTGCGTGTCTCTGGGCTGCAGGATGACGTGTCTCTCCCTTTACACCAGGATTTCACAAGGTCTTTATGCTCCTGACCATAGAAACACGGGATGCTGATGGATCCTCCTGCTTGTGCTGTTAATTTCTCAAAAGTTTTCACTTTGGAACTTCCTACAGGGTTGATAACTAGAAGAAATCAGACATAGTCAGtcataaaatgtcatttaatcTGGACCTAAAGTCACACCACTTCCCAGCCTACTTCTTGCCAGTGTTGGGTCCCCGGAGAATAAAATGGAGGAGATCTGACTCTCTACACAGTGAAAGGCTGTACCCTGGTCTGCACTCAGTCCGGATCCAGCAGATAATCACGGATATCACCACAGAGCGAGACAGCTGCAGTTGTCCCCAGCGGCAGGCTGACAGCCACTGCCCCACTGCCTTGTGGGCTGTCTGGGATGAACAAAGGCTAAGGGGAAACCCTGAGAGGAAAATGAGGTGGGGGCAGCACATGCAGGCGGACCTCGACAGACCGAGGAACCGGTGGCCGTCTGCAGCTAGGGAAGGCTGCCAGTCATCTTGGGCCAACCTCTTTGCACTGGAAATGGGCCCCTCTCAGCCATCAGGTGCTACTGGGGAATGCACACCCCCTGTGGCTCTCTAAGAAATCTCACTGTGCAGGTCTCCACTTTTTACCCTGGTGATAAACATTTGGAGCCAACCTCAGACAGTCTGGCTGTGATGGGGTGTCTGGTGATGGGGGCCGGTTTGACTGAGCTGGAAGCCCCTAGTCAGACCCCTGCCTGTCAGTGGTCAGCTGGTCACTAGCAGCTGGGGTTGAGTGGCAGCTGCTCTCTGCAGACCCCGGTGTGACTCAGCAGCCCTATTTAGGGACCCTTAGTGAGGAGAGGCCTACAAATGGTGGCAAAAAAATGGTGCCCATTCAACCCCTTCCTGGTAGGTTACCGCACCTATCAGGACATTTCACCTTGCAGTCGAAACAAAAAAGCAATAAACCATACAGTGGCAAACTGGAATGTGCGAACCCTTCTGGACTCCTTATGGACCCCTGCTTAGTATGTGTGAGGAAGCAGaagaggggatgccagtccggcCTATTAGTGAGACGCAGGAAAGAACCACACAAGCCATCCCTACTGAGCATGCTACTCACTAACGCAAGATCCATGGCACAGAAAATGGACAAACTGGAACTATTAAACGCTGGAAATCACTATGTTCACGGCTGCTGTGTTATGATAACTGACACCTGGCTTCACCCGCTGATACGAGACGCAGCAGTGCAGCTGGCAGGCAGCACGATCCACGGGGACAGAAACAAAGACTCTGGTGAGATCAGAGGAGGGGGGTCTTGGCAACTATGTGCACAGTGACTGGTCAAAGAACAGTATAATCATAGACAGTCACTGTTCTCCTGACCTAGAGTTTATTTCCGTTAAATGCCGTCCATTCTTTCTTCCAAG
The Paramormyrops kingsleyae isolate MSU_618 chromosome 4, PKINGS_0.4, whole genome shotgun sequence genome window above contains:
- the LOC111857129 gene encoding polymeric immunoglobulin receptor-like isoform X2; the encoded protein is MNRVFITDDPQNLVFIVTMRDLQHMDSGSYWCCVGDGCRRSEDSSGKLELLVSTEVRSVRTVSWITAERGGSVTIPCYYHDAYKSAVKFWCKGDKWDSCSRTAQSDRNQVGGKVSISENRDQMVFNVTMRDLQKGDSGYYWCEVKHDERTYDKAFLPLMVWEANGRTGKSKVVTFKKLTGEIGGSVTIPCFYGQKHKNAVKSWCKVDSLGSCSPETRSDSQLAMNRVSITDDPQNLVFIVTMMNLQQSDSGHYWCAVGGGQGRSEDSSDRLTFTVRVEVKDVRTVSWVSAERGGSVTIPCYYHEYHQSKVKSWCRGDVCGSRLAQCDLGQNGGNVSITDDRHQSVFHVTMRNLQEEDSGSYSCCVGGSFNASLALIVREGQNSTNSSERKPRLPLYVGIIGVLLLMLLLLAVVMILCRRSAMVQARKRNTENTAALTPTVEPGDEVTYISVKPKARNTARSSTQVVPLDNMAAADPHEVVYSAVARK
- the LOC111857129 gene encoding polymeric immunoglobulin receptor-like isoform X1, giving the protein MNRVFITDDPQNLVFIVTMRDLQHMDSGSYWCCVGDGCRRSEDSSGKLELLVSTEVRSVRTVSWITAERGGSVTIPCYYHDAYKSAVKFWCKGDKWDSCSRTAQSDRNQVGGKVSISENRDQMVFNVTMRDLQKGDSGYYWCEVKHDERTYDKAFLPLMVWEANGRTGKSKVVTFKKLTGEIGGSVTIPCFYGQKHKNAVKSWCKVDSLGSCSPETRSDSQLAMNRVSITDDPQNLVFIVTMMNLQQSDSGHYWCAVGGGQGRSEDSSDRLTFTVRVEVKDVRTVSWVSAERGGSVTIPCYYHEYHQSKVKSWCRGDVCGSRLAQCDLGQNGGNVSITDDRHQSVFHVTMRNLQEEDSGSYSCCVGGSFNASLALIVREVFHVPTHHTTLRNTVSSPFPLTSNSSGQNSTNSSERKPRLPLYVGIIGVLLLMLLLLAVVMILCRRSAMVQARKRNTENTAALTPTVEPGDEVTYISVKPKARNTARSSTQVVPLDNMAAADPHEVVYSAVARK